The Salvelinus alpinus chromosome 3, SLU_Salpinus.1, whole genome shotgun sequence genome segment ACAGATGTTGTCTTGGTGTTTGTGTTGATAAACCTCACAGATGTTGTCTTGGTGTTTGTGTTGATAAACCTCACAGATGTTGTCTTGGTGTTTGTGTTGATAAACCTCACAGATGTTGTCTTGGTGTTTGTGTTGATAAACCTCACAGATGTTGTCTTGGTGTTTGTGTTGATAAACCTCACAGATGTTGTCTTGGTGTTTGTGTTGATGAACCTCACAGATGTTGTCTTGGTGTTTGTGTTGATGAACCTCACAGATGTTGTCTTGGTGTTTGTGTTGATGAACCTCACAGATGTTGTCTTGGTGTTTGTGTTGATGAACCTCACAGGTGTTGTCTTGGTGTTTGTGTTGATGAACCTCACAGATGTTGTCTTGGTGTTTGTGTTGATCAACCTCACAGGTGTTGTCTTGGTGTTTGTGTTGATGAACCTCACAGGTGTTGTCTTGGTGTTTGTGTTGATGAACCTCACAGATGATGTCTTGGTGTTTGTGTTGATGAACCTCACAGATGTTGTCTTGGTGTTTGTGTTGATGAACCTCACAGGTGTTGTCTTGGTGTTTGTGTTGATGAACCTCACAGATGTTGTCTTGGTGTTTGTGTTGATGAACCTCACAGATGTTGTCTTGGTGTTTGTGTTGATGAACCTCACAGATGTTGTCTTGGTGTTTGTGTTGATGAACCTCACAGATGTTGTCTTGGTGTTTGTGTTGATGAACCTCACAGATGTTGTCTTGGTGTTTGTGTTGATAAACCTCACAGATGTTGTCTTGGTGTTTGTGTTGATGAACCTCACAGATGTCGTCTTGGTGTTTGTGTTGATGAACCTCACAGATGTTGTCTTGTTGTTTGTGTTGATAAACCTCACAGATGTTGTCTTGGTGTTTGTGTTGATGAACCTCACAGATGATGTCTTGGTGTTTGTGTTGATGAACCTCACAGATGATGTCTTGTTGTTTGTGTTGATAAACCTCACAGATGTTGTCTTGGTGTTTGTGTTGATGAACCTCACAGGTGTTGTCTTGGTGTTTGTGTTGATGAACCTCACAGATGTTGTCTTGGTGTTTGTGTTGATGAACCTCACAGATGTTGTCTTGGTGTTTGTGTTGATAAACCTCACAGATGTTGTCTTGGTGTTTGTGTTGATAAACCTCACAGATGTCGTCTTGGTGTTTGTGTTGATGAACCTCACAGATGTTGTCTTGGTGTTTGTGTTGATAAACCTCACAGATGTTATCTTGGTGTATGTGTTGATGAACCTCACAGATGTTGTGTTGGTGTTTGTGTTGATAAACCTCACAGATGTTGTCTTGGTGTTTGTGTTGATAAACCTCACAGATGTTGTCTTGGTGTTTGTGTTGATGAACCTCACAGATGATGTGTTGGTGTTTGTGTTGATGAACCTCACAGGTTTCTTGTAGATACAGATGAGGCATCTGAACTAGTTTAATGTATTAATATACTGGCTGTAAGCAGAACTGAACAGTAAATGTTAAAATGTAGTCTGTGATTTTTAACCTAACATATATTGTTGGCTGCACAGTATGACTTTGTGTTTGGACACCAAGCTCAGCAGACTCACAACTCTGGATCATAGGTGTACATTTCTGTTTAGCAAAACATTAATGGATGTATTACAGTGTAGATGAGACTGAACTACTTCCTATAGCGGAATCTTAACACCAGACTGATCCTTCTTAGAGCACAATCTCAACACCAGACTGATCCTTCCTAGAGCACAATCTCAACACCAGGCTGATCCTTCCTAGATCACAATCTCAACACCAAACGGATCCTTCTTAGAGCGGAATCTCAACACCAGACTGATCCTTCATTAAATCCCCAACGGACTATAAGTCAAATGCAGTGAGGCACCTGAGATGAATAAGTGTTTGTCTGACATACAACTTAATGTAACCCCCCAACACCCTTTAGACTTCAATTACAGCATGTGACGAATGGTTCAGATGTCTGTTTAAAtgtgaggatgatgttaaatcaAGCAGGTTTCCCTGTAAGTCTTAGATCAGAACtgattaaacccccccccccataaagggTAAGCAAATGTCAGCTAACGTGTAATTGAAAGGGGGGGTTCAAACTTGCTTAAAAGGCACCGCTCCATAATGTCTACAGGTAAATAAATGCAGATGAGAAAAATGGAGACTCTGTGTTGAGTACAGTACTACTCTGATCACTGCCAATTTGCAATGAAAGTCTCTTTTTTTCTATCCATTTACAATGAAACCTAACAAAATATCCATTGCCTTATTTAACAGAAATAGCTTTAAAAAAAAGTCATATTACAATGTCTTGTTCTTGCACTTCTACTCCATAATATTGATCTGCTTCAGTATACTGTACCAATTTGGACACTATTCCCCTAAAATATAGATACTAGAAAATTCTCCCTGGCGCTCACCCAGCTCACAGATACCTCCCTGAATATCCCTGGTGGTTAGCTTTGCAGGTGCTG includes the following:
- the LOC139569887 gene encoding NADH-ubiquinone oxidoreductase chain 2-like, with the translated sequence MNLTDVVLVFVLINLTDVVLVFVLINLTDVVLVFVLINLTDVVLVFVLINLTDVVLVFVLINLTDVVLVFVLMNLTDVVLVFVLMNLTDVVLVFVLMNLTDVVLVFVLMNLTGVVLVFVLMNLTDVVLVFVLINLTGVVLVFVLMNLTGVVLVFVLMNLTDDVLVFVLMNLTDVVLVFVLMNLTGVVLVFVLMNLTDVVLVFVLMNLTDVVLVFVLMNLTDVVLVFVLMNLTDVVLVFVLMNLTDVVLVFVLINLTDVVLVFVLMNLTDVVLVFVLMNLTDVVLLFVLINLTDVVLVFVLMNLTDDVLVFVLMNLTDDVLLFVLINLTDVVLVFVLMNLTGVVLVFVLMNLTDVVLVFVLMNLTDVVLVFVLINLTDVVLVFVLINLTDVVLVFVLMNLTDVVLVFVLINLTDVILVYVLMNLTDVVLVFVLINLTDVVLVFVLINLTDVVLVFVLMNLTDDVLVFVLMNLTGFL